The DNA segment CGATTCGGATCGTCTTGAAAAAATTCCGGAATTGATTGCGGCCAATTTTAATTTAAAAAGTTTTATAATTACGGATACCAATGTCGAAAAATTGTATCGGGCATCCGTCACAGCGTTATTTGAAAAAGTCCGTTGTGAACATGACTGGATTGTGGTACCTGCCGGTGAGCGGTATAAGGGCCTGATTACTACGGCCGATGTGGTTGGTGAACTCCTCAAAAAAGGTGCGCATCGTAAAAGCAGTTTAATTGCTTTCGGAGGCGGAATGGTGGGTGATCTGACCGGATTTGTAGCTGCGACGTACATGCGCGGAATTCCTTACGTGCACATTCCGACTACGTTGTTAGCCATGGTGGATAGTTCCGTCGGAGGTAAAGTTGCGGTTAATCACCCGCTCGCCAAAAATGTGATCGGAGCGTTTTATCAACCGAAATTTGTTTTTGGAGATAGTAGTTTTTTGAGCACGTTGCCGAAACGTGAAATGGTTTGCGGGCTTGCAGAAATTATCAAATACGGCCTGATTGCCGAGCTTTCATTTTTTGAATGGCTGGAAACCAACTGGGAAAAAATCTTAAGTAACGATACCAAGTTTGTCCGGCAAGCCATATATACATCATGCATCATTAAATCAAAAATCGTCGAGAAAGACGAGTTTGATGCCGGGCCGCGCATGATTCTCAATTTTGGACACACCATTGGACATGCGCTGGAAAATTTAGGCGGATACGGTGCTATTAAACACGGCGAAGCGGTGTTATACGGAATGATCGCTGCGTCGTATTATTCAATGAAAATGAATTTTTTAAAGCAAGAGGACTATCGCAGGATCGAACGCATTCTGACAACCGTCATTAAAAGCCATGAAGAAAAAACGATCAGCGAATTTATCAAAAAAACTTCTTGGAAGGATATTTTGGATAAAATGTTATCTGATAAAAAATCGACCGGTTCGATGAAATTGATTGTGTTAAAAGAAATCGGCCGCGCCGAAATTCACGCCGTGACGGATCAGTCTAAAGTAGAAGAAGCGTTTGAACACTTGAAGGCCTTACCATGAGTCATCCCGTTAAACTGCCTTTGTTTCCTCTTGGAGTGGTGTTATTTCCCGGAATGCCTTTACCGCTTCATATTTTTGAAGAACGTTATAAATTGATGATCGGCGAATGTTTAAAACAGAACGAGCCTTTTGGCGTTGTGTATTATACGGGGGAAAATTTTTATAAAATCGGATGTTCGTCCGAAATTCGCCGTGTGATGGAAACGTTCGATGACGGACGGATGAATATTCTTACGGAAGGCGTAAGACGTTTTTCGATCAGCCGTATTGTAAACGACAAACCGTATCTCACCGGTTTGGTAGAATTTTTTGACGACGTGGATCACGATGATCCTGAAATGGAAGCTTTATCGAAGCGTGCCATAACATTATATAAAGACGCTGTTCGCTTGACCGCTATTGACAAAGACGTGTCCATTCCTTCGATGAATTCAAAAGAACTTTCATTTTTAATTGCGGCGAGTTCGGGTTTTAGTTTAAATGAAAAACAAGCGCTTCTTGAGATGCGCTCAACGAACGAACGATTGAAAAAGGCAACGTCGGCATTAAAACGTTTGATCGATCGTCACCAAACGACTAAAGAGATCGAAGGTATCATCAGCGGCAACGGCTATTTGCATAACAAAACGATTTGATATAAAAAAGGCTTTTAAAGTTTTTGAAAAGCGTATTATCGATTTTTAAATCACAGCAAGCAGGCGTTGCCGCACTTTTTGTGACGATCGCTACGTTGCTAAGTACCTTGTTAGGGCTTGTGCGCAATAAAGTCATGGCGCATTATTTTGGTGCAAGCATCGACACGGATATTTACAACTACGGAACAACGATTCCGGATATGCTTCAGCAAGTTCTGATTATGGGCGTGACATCCTCGTCATTCATTCCGATTTTTTCAGAATATTTAGCGCAAAAGAGCACCGATGACGCCAATAAAATGGCAAGCAGTTTTCTGAATATGACAATGGTTCTCTTTGCTGGAATATGCGTGGTAGTGGGAATCTTTATGCCGCAAATTACCGATGTGTGGCTGAAGCCCGGATTAGCGGAAGATCAGAAAAACGGAATCGTTTTAATTGCACGGATCTTCTTAGCTACGCAAATTGCTTTCGCAGTGAGTAAAATCTACAGCGGGATTTTACAAACGCATAAACATTTTATCGCATACGCTTTGGCGCTATTGGTTTACAATCCGTCGATCATATTGGGAATCGTATTATTTCATGAAGAGTATGGTATTTATTCAGCCGCTTACGGTGCGTTAATCGGGAGCTGTTTGGTTGTCCTGGTTAATTGGATCGATATTCGCGGAACGGATTATCGTTATTCTTTTGAATGGAATTGGCACGACAAGGGAGCGAAACAGATTTATTTATTAGCCATTCCAAATATTTTGAACATGGCTCTTTTACAATTGGTTTTTTTAGTGTATTCAAAAATTTCAATCAGCATGACGGAAGGCAGTTATTCAGCTTTTAAATATGCGTTTGATTTTGAAAGTTTTCCGGTCAGCATTTTCGGAATTTCATTTGTGACGGCTATATTTCCTTTTTTAGCTGAAAATGCCAGTAAGAAAAACTTTGTTAATTATAATTACAATATTCAAAATTCCATTCGCCAAATATTGTATCTGACGCTTCCGGCTGGTGTCGGCATGGCGGTTTTATCGAATGAAATTATTGGATTAGTTCTGGGCGGAGGAAAATTTGGTATAGAACAAACGAAGTTAACGGCGTCAATTCTTTTCTTTTTTGCTATGGTTGTTCCCCTCGAAAGCTTATGGTATTTATTTGCGCGCGCGTTTTATGCGATCAAAGATACTTGGACGCCATTCTGGTTTCGCTTGATCGGAACAACGATTAACTTAGTGATTAGTTATGTTTTTTCACAAATGATGGGCCCGACGGCATTTTCTCTGGGATTGTTGGTTGCATTTTCCATTCAAATTGTTCTTTTTGTTGTGGGATTGAAACGTAAAGTTCCGGAATTTGAATTGCGTAAGCCGGTTATGGATGCATCCAAGCTTCTGGCGTGTTCGTTGCTGATGGCGGTCGCCGTGGTTATTGTTAATTACACATTGACAAACGCGGAATGGATGCTTTCCAAATCATTACGAACACAGTATTTGACCCGTGCCGGTGTTGGGATTTCGGTCGGTATCGTCCTGTATCTTGGTTTGACTGTTGTTTTTAAATGCGCCGACTTTTCCGTACTGAACCGGGTGATGAATAGAGTTTTGAGGCGTGAATAAAATTACTTAAGAGGTGCAATCGCGTGGACTCGATTCTGATTGTTGACGATGAAAAAAACATTCGCCGCTCATTAGAAATGATTTTGGGAGGAGAAGATTACAAAATTTTTTCCGCTGAAAACGGCAAAGAAGCGCTCGATATCATTCATGATCAGGCGATCGATCTTGTGTTTTTAGATTTATTAATGCCAGAAATAAACGGCATCGATGTGCTAAAACAAATCAAAGATTATGAGCCGGAAGTCGTTGTGGTGATGATGTCGGGTCACGGAACGATTGAAAATGCCGTTGAAGCCGTAAAATTGGGCGCTTACGATTTTATAGAAAAGCCGCTAACCAAAGAAAAAGTCGTCATTACAGCTAAGAATGTTCTTGAAAAAATATCGCTTCGTTCTGAAAACCGTTCTTTGAGAAGTGAAATTTCTAAAAAATTTGAAATGGTTGGACAAAGCGAGCCGATCATAGCCATAAAAAATCAGATTGAAAAAATTGCACCGACTACGGTGCGTGCACTGATTCTGGGAGAGAGCGGCACCGGGAAAGAACTGATTGCTCGTGCGATCCATGACCGAAGCCCGCGGAAAAACAAACCTTTTATTAAAGTTAATTGTGCTGCGATTCCTGAAGATTTGATCGAGAGTGAATTTTTTGGCGCCGTCAAAGGCGCTTATACGGGATCCGTAGCCGATCGCGAAGGAAAATTTTCGCAGGCTCATACCGGAACGCTTTTTCTGGACGAAGTCGGTGATATGAGCCTGAAAGTACAGGCAAAAGTTCTACGTGTTTTGCAGGAAGGCGAATTCGAAAAAGTCGGCGGTACGAAAACGATAAAAGTCGATGTTCGCGTCATCGCGGCAACCAATAAAGACCTTAAAGCCGAAGTTGAAAGAAATACTTTTCGCGAAGATCTGTATTTCCGGCTGAATGTAGTTCCGATTTTCATGCCACCTTTGAGGGAAAGAAAAGACGACATTACGATTTTGTTAGATTATTTTTTAAAACAGGTCTGCGATGAGACCGGTTTGCGTCCAAAAAAATTTTCCGACGACGCTTTGGCGGCTTTGGTGCGCTATGCATGGCCGGGAAATATTCGAGAATTGAGAAACCTTGTTGAACGCGTAATGATTTTAAGTTCAGATGAAAAAATCGAAGTATCTGATTTGCCACAGGCCGTGCTTGAAAAAAATGTACCTGTCAAAAGTATTTCTTCCGGAAAGAGTTTAAAAAACATGAAGGAGGATGTTGAAAAAACGTACATTGTTCAGGCGTTGGAGCGGAACGGGTGGAATGTGACTAAGACGGCAGGAGAATTGGGCATCGAGCGCACAAACCTGCATAAGAAACTGAAATACTATAATATCTCGTCGGATAGCATTTCAGAAGAATAATTATTTGTAGAATTTGTGCATCATCAGGATTGTAAAACAAAAGAAAACAAAAACAGTCAGAAGAAGAGCTAATAGAAGTATTTCATTGGCAGAGTTGAGCATAATTACTTGTTACAATTTTGAATGAAAGAACCAGATGATGTGCAGTATTATACAATAAACTAAAATAAGCGGTCACATATTTATGAAACTTCAATACTGTCTTAAGATAGTAGGTTTATTTTTTTTGGGTTGCTCAGCCGCTCCGCGTATGCGATCCGTCACGACGTCCGATGCTGTTCCGCAAGTAAAAGTTCTCCTGCGGCAAACCTCTCAAGCCGTTGCCGTATCGGCAAACATGGCTT comes from the bacterium genome and includes:
- a CDS encoding sigma-54 dependent transcriptional regulator — protein: MDSILIVDDEKNIRRSLEMILGGEDYKIFSAENGKEALDIIHDQAIDLVFLDLLMPEINGIDVLKQIKDYEPEVVVVMMSGHGTIENAVEAVKLGAYDFIEKPLTKEKVVITAKNVLEKISLRSENRSLRSEISKKFEMVGQSEPIIAIKNQIEKIAPTTVRALILGESGTGKELIARAIHDRSPRKNKPFIKVNCAAIPEDLIESEFFGAVKGAYTGSVADREGKFSQAHTGTLFLDEVGDMSLKVQAKVLRVLQEGEFEKVGGTKTIKVDVRVIAATNKDLKAEVERNTFREDLYFRLNVVPIFMPPLRERKDDITILLDYFLKQVCDETGLRPKKFSDDALAALVRYAWPGNIRELRNLVERVMILSSDEKIEVSDLPQAVLEKNVPVKSISSGKSLKNMKEDVEKTYIVQALERNGWNVTKTAGELGIERTNLHKKLKYYNISSDSISEE
- the murJ gene encoding murein biosynthesis integral membrane protein MurJ, whose amino-acid sequence is MKSVLSIFKSQQAGVAALFVTIATLLSTLLGLVRNKVMAHYFGASIDTDIYNYGTTIPDMLQQVLIMGVTSSSFIPIFSEYLAQKSTDDANKMASSFLNMTMVLFAGICVVVGIFMPQITDVWLKPGLAEDQKNGIVLIARIFLATQIAFAVSKIYSGILQTHKHFIAYALALLVYNPSIILGIVLFHEEYGIYSAAYGALIGSCLVVLVNWIDIRGTDYRYSFEWNWHDKGAKQIYLLAIPNILNMALLQLVFLVYSKISISMTEGSYSAFKYAFDFESFPVSIFGISFVTAIFPFLAENASKKNFVNYNYNIQNSIRQILYLTLPAGVGMAVLSNEIIGLVLGGGKFGIEQTKLTASILFFFAMVVPLESLWYLFARAFYAIKDTWTPFWFRLIGTTINLVISYVFSQMMGPTAFSLGLLVAFSIQIVLFVVGLKRKVPEFELRKPVMDASKLLACSLLMAVAVVIVNYTLTNAEWMLSKSLRTQYLTRAGVGISVGIVLYLGLTVVFKCADFSVLNRVMNRVLRRE
- a CDS encoding LON peptidase substrate-binding domain-containing protein; this encodes MSHPVKLPLFPLGVVLFPGMPLPLHIFEERYKLMIGECLKQNEPFGVVYYTGENFYKIGCSSEIRRVMETFDDGRMNILTEGVRRFSISRIVNDKPYLTGLVEFFDDVDHDDPEMEALSKRAITLYKDAVRLTAIDKDVSIPSMNSKELSFLIAASSGFSLNEKQALLEMRSTNERLKKATSALKRLIDRHQTTKEIEGIISGNGYLHNKTI
- the aroB gene encoding 3-dehydroquinate synthase, translated to MNDLQVNLGNRSYPVYFDSDRLEKIPELIAANFNLKSFIITDTNVEKLYRASVTALFEKVRCEHDWIVVPAGERYKGLITTADVVGELLKKGAHRKSSLIAFGGGMVGDLTGFVAATYMRGIPYVHIPTTLLAMVDSSVGGKVAVNHPLAKNVIGAFYQPKFVFGDSSFLSTLPKREMVCGLAEIIKYGLIAELSFFEWLETNWEKILSNDTKFVRQAIYTSCIIKSKIVEKDEFDAGPRMILNFGHTIGHALENLGGYGAIKHGEAVLYGMIAASYYSMKMNFLKQEDYRRIERILTTVIKSHEEKTISEFIKKTSWKDILDKMLSDKKSTGSMKLIVLKEIGRAEIHAVTDQSKVEEAFEHLKALP